One Triticum dicoccoides isolate Atlit2015 ecotype Zavitan chromosome 5B, WEW_v2.0, whole genome shotgun sequence genomic window carries:
- the LOC119306769 gene encoding pirin-like protein, with product MLRQHLPLFSSSSSSPIYMALSRLSRQNSHRLPPASTKTSSRSSAKTKPLLFLLLLIVILVVTAVFLFPPAIMSSSSPSAASVPFESPRKVVKKVLSLSQSEGDGATVRRSIGGHELRNLDPFLLLDEFSVSKPGGFPDHPHRGFETVTYMLHGAFTHQDFSGRKGTIRTGDVQWMTAGRGIVHSEMPASDGVQKGLQLWINLASKDKMIEPRYQELKSKDISQAEKHGVKVRIIAGEAFGVRSPVYTRTPTMYMDFTMQPGSQLHQPILEGWNAFVYIIEGEGVFGREGDVAASAHHCLVLGAGDGLSVWNRSGALLRFVLAAGQPLNEPVVQQGLFVMNSRAQIQQAMQDYYYGRNGFEKASQWSSA from the exons ATGCTGAGGCAGCACCTCCccctcttctcctcttcctcttcttcccctaTTTACATGGCACTCTCGCGCCTCAGCAGACAGAatagccatcgtcttcctcctgcgTCCACAAAGACCAGCTCTAGAAGTAGTGCGAAGACCAAACCTCTCCTCTTCCTGCTACTCCTAATTGTGATTCTTGTTGTGACGGCTGTCTTCTTGTTCCCACCAGCGATCATGTCTTCTTCGTCGCCGTCGGCCGCGTCCGTGCCGTTCGAGAGCCCGAGGAAAGTGGTGAAGAAGGTGCTGTCCTTGTCCCAGTCCGAGGGGGACGgcgccaccgtccgccggagcatcgGCGG gcaCGAGCTCCGGAACCTGGACCCGTTCCTCCTGCTCGACGAGTTCTCCGTCTCCAAGCCCGGCGGATTCCCTGACCATCCTCACCGGGGCTTCGAGACCGTCACCTACATGCTCCAC GGAGCATTTACCCACCAGGACTTCTCGGGGCGCAAGGGCACCATCAGGACCGGAGATGTGCAG TGGATGACGGCCGGCCGCGGCATCGTGCACTCGGAGATGCCGGCTTCCGACGGCGTGCAGAAGGGCCTACAGCTCTGGATCAACCTCGCCTCCAAGGACAAGAT GATCGAGCCACGGTACCAGGAGCTCAAGAGCAAGGACATCAGCCAGGCTGAGAAGCATGGTGTGAAGGTGCGGATCATCGCCGGGGAGGCCTTCGGGGTGCGGTCGCCAGTCTACACGCGGACGCCAACCATGTACATGGACTTCACAATGCAACCAGGGTCACAGCTTCACCAACCGATCCTCGAGGGCTGGAACGCTTTCGTGTACATCATCGAGGGGGAGGGTGTATTTGGTAGGGAGGGCGATGTGGCGGCGAGCGCGCACCATTGCCTCGTGCTTGGCGCCGGCGATGGGCTCAGCGTGTGGAACCGGTCCGGCGCCCTGCTGCGGTTTGTGCTGGCGGCAGGGCAGCCGTTGAACGAGCCAGTGGTGCAGCAGGGGCTCTTCGTCATGAACTCTCGTGCCCAGATCCAGCAGGCCATGCAGGACTATTACTACGGGCGCAACGGCTTCGAGAAGGCCAGCCAGTGGAGCTCCGCCTGA
- the LOC119312822 gene encoding pirin-like protein gives MLRQHLPYFNSSRRVPLASRKTSSSSRSSANNTRPFLCLALLLLLILVVAAVFLFPPAIMSSSSSSSSSAAAVPFQSPRKVVKKVLSLSQSEGDGATVRRSIGRHELRSLDPFLLLDEFSVSKPGGFPDHPHRGFETVTYMLDGAFTHQDFSGRKGTIRTGDVQWMTAGRGIVHSEMPASDGVQKGLQLWINLASKDKMIKPRYQELESKDISQAKKHGVKVRIIAGEAFGVRSPVYTRTPTMYMDFTMQPGSHLHQPIPEGWNAFVYIIEGEGVFGKEGAAPASAHHCLVLGAGDGLSVWNRSGAPLRFVLAAGQPLNEPVVQQGPFVMNSRAQIQKAMEDYYHGRNGFKKASQWSST, from the exons ATGCTGAGGCAGCACCTCCCCTATTTCAACAGCAGCCGTCGTGTTCCTCTTGCGTCTAGAAAGACAAGCTCAAGCTCTAGAAGTAGCGCCAACAACACCAGACCTTTTCTGTGCCTAGCCCTGTTGCTCCTCCTGATTCTTGTTGTGGCCGCCGTCTTCTTGTTCCCACCAGCGATCatgtcttcctcttcctcgtcgtcgtcgtcggccgCGGCCGTGCCGTTTCAGAGCCCGAGGAAGGTGGTGAAGAAGGTGCTCTCGTTGTCCCAGTCCGAGGGCGACGgcgccaccgtccgccggagcatcgGCCG TCATGAGCTCCGGAGCCTGGACCCGTTCCTCCTGCTCGACGAGTTCTCCGTCTCCAAGCCCGGCGGATTCCCGGACCATCCGCACCGAGGCTTCGAGACCGTCACCTACATGCTCGAT GGGGCCTTCACCCACCAGGACTTCTCTGGCCGCAAGGGCACCATCAGGACAGGAGATGTGCAG TGGATGACTGCGGGGCGTGGCATCGTGCACTCGGAGATGCCGGCATCCGACGGCGTGCAGAAGGGCCTGCAGCTGTGGATCAACCTCGCTTCCAAGGACAAGAT GATCAAGCCGCGGTACCAGGAGCTCGAGAGCAAGGACATCAGCCAGGCCAAGAAGCACGGTGTGAAGGTGCGGATCATCGCCGGGGAGGCCTTCGGGGTGCGGTCGCCGGTCTACACACGAACACCGACCATGTACATGGACTTCACAATGCAACCAGGGTCGCATCTCCACCAGCCAATCCCTGAGGGCTGGAATGCTTTCGTGTACATCATCGAGGGGGAGGGTGTATTTGGCAAGGAGGGGGCCGCGCCGGCGAGCGCGCACCATTGCCTTGTGCTCGGCGCCGGCGATGGGCTCAGTGTGTGGAACCGGTCTGGCGCGCCGCTGCGCTTCGTGTTGGCTGCAGGTCAGCCGTTGAATGAGCCAGTGGTGCAGCAGGGGCCCTTCGTCATGAACTCTCGTGCCCAGAtccagaaggccatggaggactatTACCACGGCCGCAACGGCTTCAAGAAGGCCAGCCAGTGGAGCTCCACTTGA